One genomic window of Nicotiana sylvestris chromosome 10, ASM39365v2, whole genome shotgun sequence includes the following:
- the LOC104213667 gene encoding nicotine N-demethylase CYP82E4-like: MEDNLFSHFYAISVLIVFAFFSIFIWKLKYFKLSKPLNPLPPEISGGWPVIGHLLQFSGADDIPLSRKLATLAEKYGPVFTFRLGLPRVLVVSSYDAVRDCLNANDKAFAARPASLAGEYIGYNNAMLFLSSYGPYWRKIRKIVLQEVLSSSRLEKLKNVRVSELQTSIKELFSLFPVTGDHSSVTGDHSSITGDNLPVTGDYVPVKLNLTNWIEKLTLSLIVKMIAGKSYGRLNEKAEDEEEAERFKKALKDFMYISMEFVLWDAFPIPLFKWIDFQGHVKFMKRTFKDIDCVLQNWLDEHVKKREGVDVVAGNEQDFIDVMLSMMSNEDFADSYTRETTIKATALSMVLDASDTTAIHLNWVMAILLNHRDVMKKVQEELDTKISRNRWVEESDIKNLVYFQAVIKETLRLYPPAPLLVPHESVEDCIVHGYHIPKGTRLWVNTMKLQRDPEIWSNPDTFDPERFLTSQAGFDVRGQQYEFIPFGSGRRSCPGITYATQVTHLAIAHLLQGFDFSTLLNEPLDMKEGLGMTMRKVNPIEVLIMPRLPSVLYKF; the protein is encoded by the exons ATGGAAGATaatcttttttctcatttttatgcAATTTCAGTTCTCATAGTTTTTGCATTTTTCTCCATTTTCATATGGAAATTAAAATATTTCAAACTTTCAAAACCTCTGAACCCCTTACCGCCAGAAATCTCCGGCGGCTGGCCGGTGATCGGCCACCTCCTACAATTTTCCGGCGCCGACGACATTCCATTATCTCGAAAACTAGCGACTTTAGCTGAAAAATACGGTCCCGTTTTCACTTTCCGGTTAGGGTTACCTCGTGTATTAGTCGTTAGCAGTTACGATGCCGTTAGAGATTGCTTGAATGCTAACGATAAAGCGTTCGCCGCCAGGCCGGCATCTTTAGCCGGCGAGTACATCGGTTACAATAACGCTATGCTTTTTCTCTCCAGTTATGGTCCTTATTGGAGAAAAATTCGAAAAATTGTTCTTCAGGAAGTTCTCTCTAGTAGTAGATTAGAAAAACTGAAAAATGTTAGGGTTTCTGAACTTCAAACTAGTATAAAAGAGCTTTTCTCTTTATTTCCAGTCACCGGAGATCATTCCTCGGTCACTGGGGATCATTCCTCGATCACCGGAGATAATTTGCCGGTCACCGGAGATTATGTACCGGTGAAACTAAATCTTACAAATTGGATAGAAAAGTTGACATTGAGCTTGATAGTGAAAATGATAGCCGGAAAAAGCTATGGAAGGCTTAATGAGAAagcagaagatgaagaagaagctgaAAGATTTAAAAAAGCTTTAAAAGATTTTATGTATATATCAATGGAGTTTGTGTTATGGGATGCATTTCCTATTCCTTTATTCAAATGGATTGATTTTCAAGGGCATGTCAAGTTCATGAAAAGGACTTTTAAAGATATTGATTGTGTTTTACAAAATTGGTTGGATGAACATGTGAAGAAGAGAGAAGGAGTTGATGTTGTTGCTGGAAATGAacaggattttattgatgtgatGCTTTCTATGATGAGCAATGAAGATTTTGCTGATAGTTATACTAGAGAAACCACCATTAAAGCTACAGCTCTG AGTATGGTATTGGATGCTTCGGACACGACTGCTATTCACTTGAATTGGGTAATGGCAATATTGTTAAACCATAGGGATGTCATGAAGAAAGTCCAAGAAGAGCTAGACACAAAAATTAGCAGAAACAGATGGGTAGAAGAGAGTGATATCAAGAATTTGGTATATTTCCAAGCTGTTATTAAAGAGACACTGCGATTATATCCACCAGCACCTTTGTTAGTACCCCATGAATCTGTTGAGGACTGCATTGTACATGGATACCACATTCCCAAGGGTACAAGATTGTGGGTCAATACAATGAAGCTGCAACGAGATCCCGAGATTTggtcaaatcctgatacatttgaTCCAGAGAGATTCTTGACTAGTCAAGCAGGGTTTGACGTTCGCGGTCAACAATATGAGTTCATCCCATTTGGCTCTGGAAGACGATCTTGTCCAGGGATTACCTATGCAACTCAAGTGACACACCTTGCAATAGCTCATTTACTCCAAGGTTTTGATTTTAGTACACTATTGAACGAACCGTTGGATATGAAAGAAGGGTTAGGGATGACAATGCGCAAAGTAAATCCTATAGAAGTGTTAATTATGCCTCGCTTGCCTTCTGTGCTTTATAAGTTCTAA